One window of the Montipora foliosa isolate CH-2021 chromosome 4, ASM3666993v2, whole genome shotgun sequence genome contains the following:
- the LOC138001118 gene encoding uncharacterized protein yields MPTKDDNILKFNNFHKQLPVPFVIYADFEAITEKISGCQPNDDKSYTEAYQRHTDCGYGYKVVCCYDDKYTKPVQIYRGEKAVYKFMEAMLEEVKYCKKIMKKYFNKPLRMTEDDEKEFQKANECHICNKKYNENDVRVRDHCHITGKYRGSAHQDCNLNFRLTEKIPVMFHNLRGYDSHFIMQEIGEIVKKHTYTNKKGETCQMNINAIPNNMEKYMAFMLGKELDLMSKKGVYPYDFMDSFEKFNEKLPPKEEFYSILNDEHISGDQYKHAQNVWNTFDLKNMGEYHDLYLKSDILLLADVFENFRKTCLQYYKLDPCHYFTSPGLSWDAMLKMTDIKLELMTDIDMFQFIEKGMRGGTSYIANRYGKANNRYMKTYDEKAPSKYIMYLDANNLYGWAMSQSLPTGGFKWLAKNQINQIDLAKYKENSNKGLILEVDLEYPKELHDLHNDYPLAAEKVKVNKDMLSNYCQEIANKFKVSTGLVHKLIPTLSNKEKCVLHYRNLQLYTDLGLKITKIHRVLKFNQSPWLKEYIDFNTQKRTNAKNAFEKDFFKLMNNSVFGKTMENIRKRVDVRLVTDKNKLSKMAAKPTYVSSKIFNKNLVAVHKIKETLTLNRPAYVAVGS; encoded by the exons atgccaacaaaagatgataacatactaaaattcaataatttccataaacaactaCCAGTACCATTCGTCATTTATGCAGATTTTGAAGCTATAACAGAAAAGATATCCGGTTGCCAACCTAATGATGATAAATCGTACACAGAGGCTTATCAGAGACACacagactgtggttatggatataaggttgtgtgttgttatgatgataaatacacaaaaccagtacaaatttatagaggtgaaaaagctgtttacaaatttatggaagctATGCTAGAGGAAGTTAAATATTGCAAGAAGatcatgaaaaaatatttcaataaaccattgagaatgactgaagatgatgaaaaagaatttcaaaaagctAATGAATGTCATatctgcaataaaaaatacaatgaaaatgatgtgAGAGTTAGAGACCATTGCCATATCACAGGTAAATACAGAGGATCAGCTCACCAAGATTGTAACCTAAATTTCAGATTGACTGAGAAAATACCAGTTATGTTTCACAATCTCCGTGGGTATGACagtcattttataatgcaagaaATTGGTGAGATAGTTAAAAAGCATACATACACAAACAAGAAAGGTgaaacatgccaaatgaatatcaatgccataccaaacaacatggaaaagtatatggctttcatgcttg gtaAAGAGCTTGATTTGATGAGTAAGAAGGGAGTATACCCATATGACTTTATGGacagttttgaaaaattcaatgaaaagctgccaccaaaagaagaattttacagtatATTAAATGATGAGCATATCTCAGGTGATCAATACAAACATGCTCAAAATGTATGGAACACTTTTGATCTAAAAAATATGGGCGAGTACCATGACTTATATCTTAAATCTGACATCCTTCTGTTAGCTGATGTGTTTGAAAACTTTCGAAAGACCTGTCTGCAATACTACAAACTAGACCcctgtcattattttaccagtcCTGGGCTTTCTTGGGATGCTATGTTAAAGATGACTGACATTAAATTGGAGCTTATGACTGatattgatatgtttcaattcattgaaaaGGGCATGCGTGGTGGTACATCATACATAGCAAATCGATACGGCAAAGCTAATAATAGATACATGAAAACGTATGATGAGAAGGCGCCCTCAAAGTATATAATGTATCTAGATGCTAACAATCTGTATGGTTGGGCAATGAGCCAATCCCTTCCAACTGGTGGTTTTAAATGGTTGGCTAAAAACCAGATTAATCAGATAGACCTAGCCAAGTATAAAGAAAATAGCAATAAAGGTTTGATATTAGAAGTTGATTTGGAATATCCCAAAGAATTACACGATCTGCATAATGATTATCCGCTAGCAGCCGAAAAGGTCAAAGTCAACAAAGATATGCTTTCTAATTATTGCCAAGAAATAGCCAATAAATTCAAAGTGTCAACTGGCTTAGTTCATAAACTGATACCTACAttaagcaacaaagaaaagtgTGTTCTTCATTATAGgaacctacaattgtacaccgatcttggtttgaaaataaccaaAATCCATCGAGTTCTAAAGTTCAATCAGTCACCATGGTTGAAAGAATACATTGATTTCAACACACAGAAGAGAACCAATgctaaaaatgcttttgaaaaagacttcttcaagcttatgaataacagtgtatttgggaaaacaatggaaaatatcagaaagcgagtagatgtcagattagtaactgataaaaacaaactgtcaaaaatggctgccaaacCAACATATGTTAGTAGTAAGATCTTCAATAAAAATCTAGTGGCAGtgcataaaatcaaagaaacactaaccctaaacaggccggcatatgtgg